A region of Dioscorea cayenensis subsp. rotundata cultivar TDr96_F1 chromosome 5, TDr96_F1_v2_PseudoChromosome.rev07_lg8_w22 25.fasta, whole genome shotgun sequence DNA encodes the following proteins:
- the LOC120261702 gene encoding calcium-dependent protein kinase 29-like isoform X2 has translation MGNCCSSPLSFTNSNSQNTPCLPLSDDLLDADDHPHLSDISPVLRDPPVSPLPPRFLLGRELGRGEFGVTRLCSDPDTGETLACKSISKRKLRTAIDIEDVRREVSIMRTLPPHPNVVSIHDAYEDSDAVHLVMEACAGGELFDRIVTRGHYSERAAAGVARTIIQIIQHCHKHGVMHRDLKPENFLFANASEDSPLKAIDFGLSVFFEPGERFHEIVGSSYYMAPEILKRNYGPEVDIWSAGVILYILLCGVPPFWAESDEGIARAIVKSVIDFERDPWPKVSDNAKDLVRRMLDPNPYTRLTAEEVLEHPWLQNHTVIPNIPLGETVRFRLKQFSVMNKFKKKALRVVADQLPMEEIAGIRQMFHMMDTNKDGNLSMDELRKGLHMIGHGVLEPDVQMIMEAADSDGNGNLDCDEFLAISVHLKQLGNEELLSKAFKYFDKDGNGYIEINELREALGEDDLGPNEQVILDIISDVDKDKDGRISYKEFEIMMTSGTDWRNASRQYSRATLDSLNHRLFFDGSLKETRLSCNL, from the exons ATGGGCAACTGCTGCTCCTCCCCTCTCTCCTTCACCAACTCCAACTCTCAGAACACCCCTTGCCTCCCCCTCTCCGACGATCTCCTCGACGCCGACGATCACCCCCACCTCTCCGACATCTCCCCTGTCCTCCGTGACCCCCCTGTCTCTCCCCTCCCACCCCGCTTTCTCCTCGGCCGCGAACTCGGCCGTGGCGAGTTCGGCGTCACCCGCCTCTGCTCCGATCCCGACACCGGCGAGACCCTGGCATGCAAATCCATCTCGAAACGCAAGCTCCGCACCGCCATCGACATCGAGGACGTCCGCCGCGAGGTCTCCATCATGCGCACCCTCCCTCCCCACCCCAACGTCGTCTCCATCCACGACGCCTATGAGGATTCCGACGCCGTCCACCTCGTCATGGAGGCTTGCGCTGGAGGCGAGCTCTTCGATCGCATCGTCACCCGTGGCCACTACTCCGAGCGTGCCGCTGCCGGTGTTGCCCGAACCATCATCCAGATCATCCAg CACTGTCACAAACATGGAGTGATGCATCGCGATCTAAAGCCAGAGAACTTCTTGTTTGCTAATGCTTCTGAGGATTCTCCTCTCAAAGCCATTGATTTTGGTCTCTCTGTGTTCTTTGAGCCTG GTGAACGTTTCCATGAAATTGTTGGAAGCTCATACTACATGGCTCCAGAGATTCTCAAGAGAAATTATGGACCAGAAGTTGACATATGGAGTGCTGGTGTTATTCTTTACATATTGTTGTGTGGGGTTCCTCCATTTTGGGCAG AGTCTGATGAAGGGATTGCACGGGCGATTGTTAAGTCGGTGATTGATTTTGAGAGGGATCCTTGGCCAAAAGTCTCTGATAATGCCAAGGATCTTGTGCGACGAATGCTTGATCCAAATCCTTACACCAGATTAACAGCTGAAGAAGTTCTAG AGCATCCTTGGCTGCAGAATCATACTGTGATTCCTAATATTCCGCTTGGGGAAACTGTGAGGTTCAGGCTTAAGCAGTTTTCAGTCATGAACAAGTTTAAGAAGAAAGCATTAAGA GTGGTTGCGGATCAGTTGCCTATGGAAGAAATTGCTGGGATTAGGCAAATGTTCCACATGATGGATACAAACAAGGATGGGAACTTGTCAATGGATGAACTTAGAAAGGGTCTCCATATGATTGGCCATGGTGTTTTAGAGCCAGATGTTCAGATGATTATGGAAGCA GCAGATTCTGACGGAAATGGTAATTTGGACTGTGATGAGTTTTTGGCCATCTCCGTTCACTTGAAACAGCTTGGCAATGAGGAGCTCCTAtccaaagcattcaaatactTCGACAAGGATGGGAATGGGTATATCGAGATCAACGAGTTGAGAGAAGCCTTAGGAGAAGATGACCTCGGACCCAACGAACAAGTGATCCTTGACATCATCTCAGATGTTGACAAggacaag GATGGTCGCATTAGCTACAAAGAGTTCGAGATAATGATGACGTCCGGAACAGACTGGAGGAACGCGTCGCGCCAGTATTCAAGAGCTACATTGGACAGCCTTAATCACAGATTGTTCTTTGATGGTTCTTTGAAAGAAACAAGATTGTCTTGCAATTTGTAA
- the LOC120261702 gene encoding calcium-dependent protein kinase 7-like isoform X1 has translation MGNCCSSPLSFTNSNSQNTPCLPLSDDLLDADDHPHLSDISPVLRDPPVSPLPPRFLLGRELGRGEFGVTRLCSDPDTGETLACKSISKRKLRTAIDIEDVRREVSIMRTLPPHPNVVSIHDAYEDSDAVHLVMEACAGGELFDRIVTRGHYSERAAAGVARTIIQIIQVFSKQTPFINESLYSIHLSSSLQHCHKHGVMHRDLKPENFLFANASEDSPLKAIDFGLSVFFEPGERFHEIVGSSYYMAPEILKRNYGPEVDIWSAGVILYILLCGVPPFWAESDEGIARAIVKSVIDFERDPWPKVSDNAKDLVRRMLDPNPYTRLTAEEVLEHPWLQNHTVIPNIPLGETVRFRLKQFSVMNKFKKKALRVVADQLPMEEIAGIRQMFHMMDTNKDGNLSMDELRKGLHMIGHGVLEPDVQMIMEAADSDGNGNLDCDEFLAISVHLKQLGNEELLSKAFKYFDKDGNGYIEINELREALGEDDLGPNEQVILDIISDVDKDKDGRISYKEFEIMMTSGTDWRNASRQYSRATLDSLNHRLFFDGSLKETRLSCNL, from the exons ATGGGCAACTGCTGCTCCTCCCCTCTCTCCTTCACCAACTCCAACTCTCAGAACACCCCTTGCCTCCCCCTCTCCGACGATCTCCTCGACGCCGACGATCACCCCCACCTCTCCGACATCTCCCCTGTCCTCCGTGACCCCCCTGTCTCTCCCCTCCCACCCCGCTTTCTCCTCGGCCGCGAACTCGGCCGTGGCGAGTTCGGCGTCACCCGCCTCTGCTCCGATCCCGACACCGGCGAGACCCTGGCATGCAAATCCATCTCGAAACGCAAGCTCCGCACCGCCATCGACATCGAGGACGTCCGCCGCGAGGTCTCCATCATGCGCACCCTCCCTCCCCACCCCAACGTCGTCTCCATCCACGACGCCTATGAGGATTCCGACGCCGTCCACCTCGTCATGGAGGCTTGCGCTGGAGGCGAGCTCTTCGATCGCATCGTCACCCGTGGCCACTACTCCGAGCGTGCCGCTGCCGGTGTTGCCCGAACCATCATCCAGATCATCCAggttttttcaaaacaaactcCTTTCATCAACGAATCCTTGTATTCAATTCATCTATCTTCTTCATTGCAGCACTGTCACAAACATGGAGTGATGCATCGCGATCTAAAGCCAGAGAACTTCTTGTTTGCTAATGCTTCTGAGGATTCTCCTCTCAAAGCCATTGATTTTGGTCTCTCTGTGTTCTTTGAGCCTG GTGAACGTTTCCATGAAATTGTTGGAAGCTCATACTACATGGCTCCAGAGATTCTCAAGAGAAATTATGGACCAGAAGTTGACATATGGAGTGCTGGTGTTATTCTTTACATATTGTTGTGTGGGGTTCCTCCATTTTGGGCAG AGTCTGATGAAGGGATTGCACGGGCGATTGTTAAGTCGGTGATTGATTTTGAGAGGGATCCTTGGCCAAAAGTCTCTGATAATGCCAAGGATCTTGTGCGACGAATGCTTGATCCAAATCCTTACACCAGATTAACAGCTGAAGAAGTTCTAG AGCATCCTTGGCTGCAGAATCATACTGTGATTCCTAATATTCCGCTTGGGGAAACTGTGAGGTTCAGGCTTAAGCAGTTTTCAGTCATGAACAAGTTTAAGAAGAAAGCATTAAGA GTGGTTGCGGATCAGTTGCCTATGGAAGAAATTGCTGGGATTAGGCAAATGTTCCACATGATGGATACAAACAAGGATGGGAACTTGTCAATGGATGAACTTAGAAAGGGTCTCCATATGATTGGCCATGGTGTTTTAGAGCCAGATGTTCAGATGATTATGGAAGCA GCAGATTCTGACGGAAATGGTAATTTGGACTGTGATGAGTTTTTGGCCATCTCCGTTCACTTGAAACAGCTTGGCAATGAGGAGCTCCTAtccaaagcattcaaatactTCGACAAGGATGGGAATGGGTATATCGAGATCAACGAGTTGAGAGAAGCCTTAGGAGAAGATGACCTCGGACCCAACGAACAAGTGATCCTTGACATCATCTCAGATGTTGACAAggacaag GATGGTCGCATTAGCTACAAAGAGTTCGAGATAATGATGACGTCCGGAACAGACTGGAGGAACGCGTCGCGCCAGTATTCAAGAGCTACATTGGACAGCCTTAATCACAGATTGTTCTTTGATGGTTCTTTGAAAGAAACAAGATTGTCTTGCAATTTGTAA